In a genomic window of Syntrophales bacterium:
- a CDS encoding amidohydrolase, with product MKEADVILAGGRVLLLDDQDTILERGAVAVVGDSIAAVGTPEEIDRDFTARKRIDCSNGLLLPGLVNAHTHAAMTCFRGIADDLDLMDWLSNYIFPAEARNVDPELAYWGSMLACAEMILSGTTTFCDMYIFEDETARAAHEAGMRCLLGEVLFDFPSPNVKTPGEGLRYTEMLIQKWADDPLVNIVVEPHALYTCSPTLLKDAKALADAYGVPVATHYLENTTEPGLIQEKLGMRASDFLKKIGYLDEHFFVFHGVYMDDEDIRLFADHGCKVVHNPESNMKLASGVAPVSRMIDAGIAVGLGTDGCASNNNLDLFQEMDTAAKLEKSVRLDPTVMSARTVLRMATCNGAKVLGLDHLVGSIRPGMKADLVLVKLDKPHLTPMYSEYSHLVYAVNGSDADTVLINGKVVMEARKLLTIDVNEAMERVLKIAERVRRSMET from the coding sequence ATGAAAGAAGCCGACGTCATCCTCGCGGGAGGACGAGTCCTGCTCCTGGACGATCAGGACACCATATTGGAACGGGGAGCCGTCGCCGTCGTCGGCGACTCCATCGCCGCCGTGGGAACACCGGAGGAGATCGACCGGGACTTTACCGCCCGGAAGCGCATCGACTGTTCCAACGGCCTTCTCCTTCCAGGCCTCGTCAACGCCCACACCCACGCGGCCATGACCTGCTTCCGGGGAATCGCCGACGACCTGGACCTGATGGACTGGCTGAGCAACTACATCTTCCCCGCGGAGGCCCGCAACGTCGACCCCGAACTGGCCTACTGGGGAAGCATGCTGGCCTGCGCGGAGATGATCCTGTCGGGCACCACCACCTTCTGCGACATGTACATCTTCGAGGACGAGACGGCCCGGGCGGCCCATGAGGCCGGTATGCGATGCCTCCTGGGCGAGGTCCTCTTCGACTTTCCTTCTCCCAATGTCAAGACGCCCGGCGAGGGACTGCGCTACACGGAGATGCTCATCCAGAAATGGGCCGACGACCCCCTGGTGAACATCGTCGTGGAGCCCCATGCCCTCTACACATGCTCCCCAACCCTTCTCAAGGATGCCAAGGCCCTGGCGGACGCCTACGGAGTACCGGTGGCGACCCACTACCTGGAGAACACGACGGAGCCCGGCCTCATCCAGGAGAAGCTGGGCATGCGGGCATCCGACTTCCTCAAGAAAATCGGCTACCTGGACGAGCACTTCTTCGTCTTTCACGGCGTTTACATGGACGACGAGGACATCCGTCTCTTCGCGGACCACGGCTGCAAGGTGGTCCACAATCCCGAGAGCAACATGAAGCTGGCTTCCGGCGTTGCCCCGGTGTCCCGGATGATCGACGCGGGGATCGCTGTCGGACTGGGAACCGACGGCTGCGCCAGCAACAACAACCTCGACTTGTTCCAGGAGATGGACACGGCGGCCAAGCTGGAGAAGTCTGTCCGCCTAGACCCGACGGTCATGTCGGCCCGGACGGTCCTGCGGATGGCTACCTGCAACGGGGCGAAGGTCCTGGGGCTGGATCATCTGGTAGGGTCCATCCGCCCCGGCATGAAGGCCGATCTCGTTCTGGTAAAGCTCGACAAGCCGCACCTGACACCCATGTACAGCGAATACTCCCACCTGGTTTACGCCGTAAACGGCTCCGACGCCGACACGGTCCTCATCAACGGCAAGGTGGTCATGGAGGCGCGGAAGCTCCTCACGATCGACGTGAACGAGGCGATGGAGCGGGTTCTGAAAATCGCCGAGCGGGTGAGGCGGAGCATGGAGACATGA
- a CDS encoding formate dehydrogenase accessory sulfurtransferase FdhD, with protein sequence MKTFQATYRGHPLPLGRQNAQPLSEEILTVRDDIGRHDAGRSVIGEALYRQDGFSSRLPRRSGRRSSENLFQGLRCRMHDIAAAGATIGRAATIARRIGDPTVSGARKSRMNGLISTKRAC encoded by the coding sequence ATGAAGACCTTTCAGGCAACATACCGGGGGCATCCCCTCCCCCTGGGCAGACAGAACGCCCAGCCCCTTTCGGAGGAGATCCTCACCGTTCGCGATGACATCGGCCGGCACGACGCCGGTCGATCCGTCATCGGCGAGGCCCTGTATCGACAAGACGGCTTTTCCAGCCGCTTGCCGCGGAGAAGCGGGAGACGTTCATCGGAGAACCTGTTCCAGGGTCTCCGATGTCGGATGCACGACATTGCGGCGGCAGGCGCCACGATCGGCCGGGCGGCGACCATCGCCCGGCGGATCGGCGACCCCACGGTCTCAGGCGCCCGGAAAAGCCGGATGAACGGCCTCATCAGCACAAAGAGGGCCTGTTAA
- a CDS encoding Rrf2 family transcriptional regulator: MKLSTKTRYGVRMMQSLSEKYGRGPIYLKDIAREQGISEKYLSLIVIPLRAAGLITSTRGAHGGYVLSREPSLITLKDIVDVLEGETCLVQCIKDVSTCPRVSVCPTRDVWTVIGERISETLSGITLEQLVRMSREKEDNLVMMNDI, translated from the coding sequence ATGAAGTTGTCCACGAAAACCCGTTATGGTGTCCGGATGATGCAATCCCTGTCGGAAAAATATGGCCGGGGACCGATCTACCTGAAGGATATCGCCAGGGAACAGGGAATATCGGAAAAATATCTGAGCCTGATCGTGATTCCCCTGCGCGCCGCCGGCCTGATCACGTCGACCCGGGGCGCCCACGGCGGCTATGTCCTGTCCCGCGAACCATCACTGATCACTCTCAAGGACATTGTGGATGTCCTGGAAGGGGAAACCTGCCTGGTCCAATGCATCAAAGACGTCTCCACGTGCCCGCGGGTTTCCGTCTGCCCGACAAGGGACGTCTGGACCGTCATCGGGGAGAGGATCTCCGAGACGCTGAGCGGGATCACGCTGGAGCAGCTTGTCCGGATGAGCAGGGAAAAAGAAGACAACCTGGTCATGATGAACGACATATGA
- the mnmA gene encoding tRNA 2-thiouridine(34) synthase MnmA: MKRNVLVAMSGGVDSSVAALILRDAGYDVTGVTMCLGIVDDGDRSRCCGRDAVDDARRVCEHLRISHHVIDFARDMNEEVIERFVKEYRRGRTPNPCIDCNRYLKFGRLLGLARSMGFDFLATGHYARIEKTGDTYRLLRSKDRTKDQTYFLYPILRADLPSVLFPLWDRTKEEVRTLAREAGLPVAHKTESQDICFVPRKGYRQFIRDLAGPSPPGPIVDTEGRERGRHDGIVSFTVGQRSGLGISSPAPLYVVSVDAKGNRIVVGEKKDLLASALRATDLNLLAESWPERAEAKIRYRKKASSCRMIPEEGGLRIEFDEPQESITPGQAVVLYRGDEVLGGGVIERVIHESR; the protein is encoded by the coding sequence ATGAAACGGAACGTCCTCGTAGCCATGAGCGGCGGTGTCGATTCGTCCGTCGCCGCCCTCATCCTTCGTGATGCCGGATACGATGTCACCGGCGTCACCATGTGTCTCGGCATTGTGGACGACGGCGACCGCTCCCGCTGCTGCGGCCGGGACGCCGTGGACGATGCGCGCCGTGTGTGCGAACACTTGCGCATTTCGCACCACGTGATCGACTTTGCCCGGGATATGAACGAGGAGGTTATCGAGCGGTTTGTAAAGGAGTACCGCCGCGGGCGAACCCCGAACCCCTGCATTGACTGCAACCGTTACCTGAAATTCGGACGCCTGCTGGGGCTGGCCCGCTCGATGGGTTTTGATTTCCTGGCCACGGGACATTACGCGAGGATCGAAAAGACGGGGGACACGTATCGGCTGCTGAGATCGAAGGACAGGACGAAGGACCAGACCTATTTCCTTTACCCGATCCTTCGGGCAGACCTGCCGTCGGTCCTTTTCCCTCTCTGGGACCGGACCAAGGAGGAAGTCCGGACCCTGGCCCGCGAGGCGGGGCTTCCCGTCGCGCACAAGACGGAAAGCCAGGATATCTGTTTCGTTCCCCGGAAAGGATATCGGCAGTTCATCCGGGACCTGGCAGGACCATCGCCGCCGGGCCCGATCGTGGACACGGAAGGCCGGGAACGCGGTCGGCACGACGGCATTGTCTCCTTCACGGTCGGACAGCGCAGCGGACTGGGAATCAGCTCCCCGGCACCTCTCTACGTGGTATCCGTGGATGCGAAGGGCAACCGGATCGTCGTGGGAGAAAAAAAGGATTTGCTGGCCTCGGCCCTCCGGGCCACGGACCTCAACCTCCTGGCCGAGTCCTGGCCGGAGAGGGCGGAGGCGAAGATCCGCTACCGCAAAAAAGCCTCGTCCTGTCGCATGATTCCGGAGGAAGGCGGACTCCGGATCGAATTCGACGAGCCGCAGGAATCCATCACACCGGGTCAGGCGGTGGTTCTCTACCGGGGCGACGAGGTTCTCGGAGGCGGCGTGATCGAGCGGGTGATCCATGAATCTCGTTGA
- a CDS encoding alcohol dehydrogenase catalytic domain-containing protein produces MKALVFYDTLHFRTDVPEPERPKGWARIRVRNAGICGTDLQILAGYHGYRGIPGHEFAGIVEESNESSLLGRRVVGEINVGCGHCACCRAGMERHCPDRHAMGIIGLPGCMAEFCVLPDANLHALPDEISDSRAVFVEPLSAACEILEQVPLQGNERAVVLGDGRIGILCAWVLSTVLEDVTLVGRHPAKLEAARWRGLIPCDKTGPREGDADLVVEATGSVQGLADAFVLCRPRGTVVLKTTVNDSFHIDLTPAVVKEISVVGSRCGRFSDGLRILLNNPDMPLERLITGRYPLERGIEAFERARQRECLKVLLEIL; encoded by the coding sequence ATGAAGGCCCTTGTATTTTATGATACTCTCCATTTCCGGACGGATGTACCCGAGCCTGAGCGTCCCAAAGGATGGGCGCGGATCCGGGTCCGGAATGCGGGTATCTGCGGAACGGACCTGCAGATCCTTGCAGGCTATCACGGTTACCGGGGAATCCCGGGACACGAGTTCGCCGGGATCGTGGAGGAAAGCAACGAATCGAGTCTGCTCGGCCGGCGGGTTGTCGGCGAGATCAACGTCGGCTGCGGCCATTGTGCATGCTGCAGGGCCGGAATGGAGCGGCACTGCCCGGATCGCCATGCCATGGGAATCATCGGGCTTCCGGGTTGCATGGCCGAATTCTGCGTGCTGCCGGATGCAAACCTTCATGCCTTGCCGGACGAAATCTCTGACAGCCGGGCCGTGTTTGTCGAGCCTCTCTCGGCGGCCTGCGAGATCCTGGAGCAGGTTCCACTCCAGGGAAACGAGCGTGCCGTCGTCCTGGGAGACGGAAGGATCGGCATTCTCTGCGCCTGGGTCCTCTCCACGGTCCTTGAAGACGTAACCCTGGTGGGACGGCATCCGGCCAAGCTGGAGGCCGCCCGCTGGCGGGGTCTGATCCCGTGCGATAAGACCGGACCGCGCGAGGGGGATGCTGACCTTGTCGTCGAGGCGACCGGGAGCGTTCAGGGCCTCGCGGATGCGTTTGTCCTCTGCCGGCCCCGCGGAACGGTCGTCCTGAAGACAACCGTTAATGATTCCTTCCACATCGATCTCACCCCCGCGGTCGTGAAGGAGATCTCCGTTGTCGGTTCCCGCTGCGGCCGATTTTCCGATGGGCTCCGGATCCTCCTGAACAACCCGGACATGCCGCTGGAAAGGCTGATCACCGGCCGGTATCCCCTGGAGCGGGGAATTGAAGCCTTCGAGCGGGCAAGACAACGGGAATGCCTGAAGGTCCTCCTGGAAATCCTTTAG
- the nifU gene encoding Fe-S cluster assembly scaffold protein NifU, protein MTGYSDKVMEHFRNPRNVGDIENPDGVGKVGNPVCGDIMELYLKVENDVIVDARFKTFGCGAAIATSSMVTELIKNKTIDEASKISNRAVAEALGGLPPIKMHCSVLAEEALSKAIEDYRSRKKIAA, encoded by the coding sequence ATGACAGGTTACAGCGATAAGGTAATGGAGCACTTCAGGAATCCGCGGAACGTGGGGGACATCGAGAATCCCGACGGTGTGGGCAAGGTCGGGAACCCCGTCTGCGGTGACATCATGGAACTGTATCTCAAGGTCGAGAACGACGTCATCGTCGACGCCCGATTCAAGACGTTCGGCTGCGGCGCCGCCATTGCCACCAGTTCCATGGTAACGGAGCTGATCAAGAACAAGACGATCGACGAGGCCTCGAAAATATCGAACCGGGCCGTAGCGGAGGCGCTGGGCGGACTCCCCCCGATCAAGATGCACTGTTCGGTCCTGGCGGAGGAGGCCCTGAGCAAGGCCATCGAGGACTACAGGAGCCGGAAGAAGATCGCTGCATGA
- the nifS gene encoding cysteine desulfurase NifS: MKRIYMDHAATTPVDPDVVTAMLPFFTEHYGNASSMHTFGQEAKQAVEQARKSIAFLIGARPEEIVFTSGGTESNNFAVKGIAYARKEKGNHIITSAIEHHAVLEPCHFLQKYGFEVTVLPVDGTGLVDPDDVKKAITGRTILISIMHANNEIGTIEPIREIGAVAREHGIPFHIDAVQTFGRIPVPVDDLNADLLSASGHKLYGPKGVGILYIRKGTRIVPFMHGGEQEKNRRASTYNVPGIVGMGKAAELAGGRMEEEASRLTVLRDRMIRGILDGIDHSRLNGHPVLRLPNNVNVSLEYVEGESMLLSLDMEGIACSTGSACSSQSLEPSHVLRAIGLPHEIAHGSLRFSMGRITGDEDVDTVLAVLPRIVGKLRTMSPLYGKKQ; this comes from the coding sequence ATGAAAAGAATCTACATGGATCATGCGGCCACGACACCCGTCGATCCGGACGTTGTCACCGCAATGCTTCCATTCTTTACGGAACATTACGGAAATGCCTCGAGCATGCACACCTTCGGACAGGAGGCAAAGCAGGCCGTCGAGCAGGCAAGGAAGAGCATCGCGTTCCTGATCGGCGCCAGGCCGGAGGAGATCGTCTTCACCAGCGGCGGCACCGAGAGCAACAATTTCGCCGTCAAGGGCATCGCCTACGCACGGAAAGAGAAGGGCAACCATATCATCACATCCGCCATTGAGCATCATGCGGTTTTGGAACCCTGCCACTTCCTCCAGAAATACGGCTTCGAGGTGACGGTGTTGCCGGTCGACGGGACCGGCCTGGTGGATCCGGACGACGTGAAAAAAGCGATTACGGGCAGGACCATCCTCATTTCGATCATGCACGCCAACAACGAGATCGGGACCATCGAGCCCATCCGGGAAATCGGTGCCGTCGCCCGCGAGCACGGCATCCCGTTTCATATCGATGCCGTCCAGACATTCGGCCGCATTCCCGTTCCCGTGGACGACCTGAACGCGGACCTCCTGAGCGCCTCGGGCCACAAACTTTACGGTCCCAAGGGTGTGGGAATCCTGTACATCCGCAAGGGCACACGGATCGTCCCCTTCATGCACGGGGGCGAGCAGGAGAAGAACCGGCGGGCCTCCACCTACAATGTCCCGGGGATCGTCGGCATGGGAAAGGCCGCCGAGCTGGCCGGCGGGCGCATGGAAGAGGAAGCGTCGCGCCTGACGGTTCTGAGGGACCGGATGATCCGCGGGATCCTCGACGGGATCGACCACAGCCGCCTGAACGGCCACCCCGTCCTCCGGCTGCCGAACAACGTCAACGTTTCCCTGGAATACGTCGAAGGGGAGTCCATGCTCCTCAGCCTGGACATGGAAGGAATCGCCTGCTCCACCGGCTCGGCCTGTTCCTCCCAGAGCCTGGAGCCTTCCCACGTGCTCAGGGCGATCGGCCTGCCCCACGAGATCGCCCATGGCTCCCTGCGGTTCAGCATGGGGAGAATCACCGGCGACGAAGACGTCGACACGGTCCTGGCGGTTCTGCCGCGCATCGTCGGCAAGTTGCGGACCATGTCTCCGCTTTACGGAAAGAAGCAGTGA
- the nadA gene encoding quinolinate synthase NadA, protein MNLVETIKELKKKRNAVILAHNYQIPEVQDIADYVGDSLGLSIQAASTPADVIVFCGVRFMAETAKILSPSKTVLLPEEKAGCPMADMITADDLISLKAAHPGAAVLCYVNTSAAVKAECDLCCTSANAVRMVRDVLKDEKEIIFVPDQYLASYVASQTGREFVVWKGFCPTHARILPDNIAEMKALHPDAEVLVHPECTPELIRLADQVASTEGMCRHAGESKNREFIVATERGILHRMEKEHPDKKFHAASKFAICPNMKYTTLEKVLWSLEDMVHEIVVPEDIASRARRCIERMLAA, encoded by the coding sequence ATGAATCTCGTTGAGACAATAAAGGAATTGAAGAAAAAGCGGAACGCCGTCATCCTGGCGCACAACTACCAGATTCCCGAGGTCCAGGACATTGCCGACTACGTGGGAGACTCCCTGGGGTTGAGCATCCAGGCGGCGTCCACCCCGGCCGACGTGATCGTCTTCTGCGGCGTCCGCTTCATGGCGGAGACGGCGAAAATCCTTTCGCCCTCAAAGACGGTCCTCCTTCCCGAGGAGAAGGCCGGCTGCCCCATGGCGGACATGATCACGGCGGACGACCTGATTTCCCTCAAGGCCGCACATCCCGGCGCGGCGGTCCTCTGCTATGTCAACACCTCCGCCGCGGTCAAGGCGGAATGCGACCTCTGCTGCACCTCGGCAAACGCGGTCCGGATGGTGCGGGACGTCCTGAAGGATGAAAAGGAGATCATCTTCGTACCGGATCAGTACCTGGCATCCTACGTGGCCTCGCAGACGGGAAGGGAATTTGTCGTCTGGAAGGGGTTCTGCCCGACCCATGCCCGGATCCTGCCGGATAACATCGCCGAGATGAAAGCTCTGCACCCGGATGCAGAGGTGCTGGTTCATCCGGAGTGCACGCCCGAACTGATCCGCCTGGCCGATCAGGTGGCCTCCACGGAAGGAATGTGCCGCCATGCCGGCGAATCGAAAAACAGGGAGTTCATCGTGGCGACGGAGCGGGGCATCCTGCACCGGATGGAGAAGGAACATCCGGACAAGAAGTTCCATGCCGCCTCGAAGTTCGCGATCTGCCCGAACATGAAATACACAACGCTGGAGAAGGTCCTCTGGTCCCTGGAGGACATGGTCCACGAGATCGTTGTGCCGGAGGACATCGCAAGCCGGGCACGGCGGTGCATCGAACGCATGCTGGCCGCATAG
- a CDS encoding amidohydrolase → MTGLESREPLDLLVKGGTLLTMNGKAEIVENPAIGIREDRIAFVRTGTKELPAAREHLDASGCAILPGLVNTHTHAAMVCFRGLADDLPLMEWLERHIWPAEAKYVNRETVYAGTSLAVAEMLLSGTTTFCDSYFYSSSVARAAVDAGMRAVVAQGFIDFPTPDSPDPSRQIEIAETFVGAWRDRSPLVTPSLFCHTPYTCSTRTLTTIKETARRIGVPFQTHLSESREEVDIIRGRFGKSPVEYLDSIGVLDEKTIAVHCNWMEESELDRLAALGVKVSHNPESNLKLASGMAPVPKMLRRGIAVGLGTDGCASNNDLDLFGEIATAAKIHKLMEMDPTAMDASTVLRMATIEGARVLGLEEEIGSVEPGKQADLILLDLDKPHFTPLYNLCSHLVYAARGSDVTTSVIAGKIVMKGRRLLTIDLPAAMEEVRRIGARILADRAGNS, encoded by the coding sequence ATGACCGGTCTGGAATCCCGGGAGCCCCTGGATCTGCTCGTCAAGGGGGGCACCCTCCTGACGATGAACGGAAAGGCGGAGATCGTCGAAAACCCGGCGATCGGGATCCGGGAGGACCGGATCGCCTTCGTCCGGACGGGAACAAAAGAACTCCCTGCGGCCCGGGAGCACCTGGACGCCTCGGGCTGCGCCATCCTGCCCGGCCTCGTGAACACCCACACCCACGCCGCCATGGTGTGCTTCCGCGGCCTCGCCGACGACCTGCCCCTGATGGAGTGGCTGGAGCGGCACATCTGGCCCGCCGAGGCAAAGTACGTGAACCGGGAAACGGTCTATGCAGGAACCTCGCTGGCCGTCGCGGAAATGCTTCTCTCCGGCACCACGACCTTCTGCGACAGCTACTTCTACAGCAGCTCCGTCGCCCGGGCCGCCGTGGACGCGGGCATGCGGGCCGTCGTCGCCCAGGGATTCATCGATTTTCCCACTCCCGACAGCCCGGATCCCTCCCGGCAGATCGAGATCGCCGAGACATTCGTCGGGGCCTGGCGGGACCGCTCGCCCCTGGTCACCCCTTCCCTCTTCTGCCACACGCCCTACACATGCTCGACGCGAACGCTGACAACCATCAAGGAGACGGCCAGGCGGATCGGCGTGCCTTTCCAGACGCACCTCTCGGAGAGCCGCGAGGAAGTGGACATCATACGGGGGCGCTTCGGGAAGTCTCCCGTCGAGTACCTGGATTCCATCGGCGTGCTCGACGAAAAGACCATCGCCGTCCACTGCAACTGGATGGAGGAGAGCGAACTGGACCGGTTGGCGGCCCTGGGCGTGAAGGTGTCCCACAATCCGGAGAGCAACCTGAAGCTCGCCTCCGGAATGGCTCCCGTCCCGAAGATGCTCCGCCGCGGAATCGCCGTCGGTCTGGGCACTGACGGCTGCGCCAGCAACAACGATCTGGACCTGTTCGGCGAGATCGCGACGGCGGCGAAGATCCACAAGCTCATGGAAATGGACCCGACGGCCATGGACGCCTCAACCGTTCTCCGCATGGCCACGATCGAGGGGGCGAGGGTCCTCGGGCTGGAGGAAGAGATCGGGTCCGTCGAACCGGGAAAGCAGGCCGACCTGATTCTCCTGGATCTGGACAAGCCCCACTTCACGCCCCTGTATAATCTGTGTTCCCATCTCGTCTATGCCGCGCGGGGCTCCGATGTAACAACCTCCGTGATCGCCGGAAAAATCGTCATGAAGGGCCGTCGCCTCCTGACCATCGACCTGCCCGCCGCCATGGAAGAGGTGCGGCGGATCGGCGCCCGGATCCTGGCTGACCGCGCGGGGAACTCATGA
- a CDS encoding DUF4139 domain-containing protein, with protein sequence MNGNPGEKKPHRTARFAWSLFLGLLVLAGPSPLFAVPIEATLYPESARITEAITARLQPADAGRLSAVFSLPGVADPATLTIGCLPAGSCRVEDYRVKRIETPLGLKEAEIEMKAAKARDEAARIRAAILAAETQIQFWQLQTKAKTKTLADARNMAAAIGQNIRKAGQEKIALEVGLGKVEQRLRDIEAERAALPERRKATWQVTATLSGTAAREQTLGIAYRTGGCGWSPVYRIEAKPGEKKILLSFDAEIRQASGQDWKDVQVMLAFSDPPKGTAEAPAVAAVPPRKPDAPPPKKGKKARKSAADVKTSEPVPGKGSPPTPSAPATAPCATGACGPWSLGKTNVPAGAAVTRNVLLKTADGSFLYRMESLAGEPILQAEGCRDWTVHMPAGPARFMIDGAVTGHGRFPEQGDRSLMFGRDPRVALRAGSGSGRTEVNNGRPEPILLIWRDGGPAETTVKIPAGASVAIPPSPASHGTQEQAPLSSASPSALEEQK encoded by the coding sequence ATGAACGGGAATCCCGGAGAAAAGAAGCCGCACCGGACCGCCCGGTTCGCATGGTCCCTTTTCCTGGGCCTGCTCGTCCTCGCCGGGCCCTCCCCGCTTTTTGCCGTCCCGATCGAAGCGACTCTCTACCCGGAATCCGCCCGGATCACCGAGGCGATCACGGCGAGGCTTCAGCCTGCGGACGCCGGACGGCTTTCGGCCGTCTTTTCCCTTCCCGGAGTGGCGGATCCGGCAACGCTGACAATCGGCTGCCTGCCGGCAGGCTCCTGCCGGGTCGAGGACTATCGGGTAAAGCGGATTGAAACGCCACTGGGCTTGAAGGAAGCGGAGATCGAAATGAAGGCCGCAAAAGCGAGAGACGAGGCCGCCCGGATTCGCGCGGCGATTCTCGCCGCAGAGACCCAGATCCAGTTCTGGCAGCTCCAGACCAAGGCCAAAACGAAGACCCTCGCCGACGCCCGGAACATGGCCGCCGCCATCGGTCAAAACATCCGCAAGGCGGGCCAGGAGAAGATCGCCCTCGAAGTGGGCCTCGGCAAGGTGGAGCAGCGTCTCCGGGATATCGAGGCGGAGCGGGCGGCCCTGCCGGAGCGCCGCAAAGCGACGTGGCAGGTCACGGCAACCCTCTCCGGGACAGCGGCTCGCGAACAGACGCTGGGCATCGCCTATCGAACGGGCGGATGCGGCTGGAGTCCGGTTTACCGGATCGAGGCGAAGCCGGGAGAGAAAAAGATCCTGCTGTCCTTCGATGCAGAAATCCGTCAAGCCTCCGGACAGGACTGGAAAGACGTCCAGGTCATGCTGGCGTTTTCGGATCCGCCGAAAGGCACGGCAGAGGCTCCCGCGGTGGCCGCAGTTCCACCGCGGAAGCCTGACGCCCCTCCCCCGAAAAAAGGGAAAAAAGCACGCAAAAGCGCGGCGGATGTGAAAACCTCAGAACCGGTCCCGGGAAAAGGATCTCCTCCCACCCCTTCGGCCCCGGCAACCGCTCCGTGCGCCACCGGAGCCTGCGGCCCCTGGAGCCTGGGAAAAACAAACGTTCCCGCGGGCGCGGCCGTGACGAGAAACGTGCTCCTGAAAACGGCCGACGGATCGTTTCTTTATCGGATGGAATCCCTCGCGGGAGAGCCGATTCTGCAGGCGGAAGGATGCCGGGACTGGACGGTTCACATGCCGGCGGGTCCCGCCCGGTTCATGATCGACGGCGCCGTCACGGGGCACGGGCGCTTCCCCGAGCAGGGGGATCGTTCCCTTATGTTCGGTCGGGATCCCCGGGTTGCCCTCCGCGCAGGCAGCGGAAGTGGGCGAACCGAGGTGAACAACGGGCGTCCCGAGCCGATCCTTCTCATCTGGCGGGACGGCGGGCCGGCGGAGACGACGGTCAAAATCCCGGCGGGTGCGTCTGTCGCCATTCCACCCTCCCCCGCTTCTCACGGCACACAGGAACAGGCTCCGCTGTCCTCGGCTTCACCGTCCGCACTGGAGGAACAAAAATGA